From Pseudomonas arsenicoxydans:
TTTGTTGGTGTTCGATGAGGCCTATTACGAATACGCCCAATGGGAGGCCGACTATCCAGATTGCCTGGGCATGATTCAGGCCAGTGGCAAACCGTTCATACTGCTGCGGACTTTCTCCAAGGCCTATTCCCTGGCGGGCTTGCGAGTCGGCTACGGAATCGTCAGCGATCCGCTACTCGCCGATCTGATCAACCGTCTGCGCACGCCCTTCAATGTTAACCGCGTGGCCCAAGCTGCGGCGGTTGCTGCGCTGGCCGACGATGAATACCTGCACAGCTGTCTTTCCCATGTCGCCAGCGAACGCCGCAGGGTGGCGGCCGCATTGCACGAACAAGGCGTCGCGACAGCTCCATCCATGGCAAACTTTCTGTACTTCCACACGCCCTACCCTGCCGAAGTCATCAACCAGGCACTGCTGCGCGAGGGGGTCATCATCAAGCCTTGGCGCGAAGCTGGATATGCTCAGCACTTGCGGGTATCCATCGGAAGCTGTGAGGATAACGACCTTTTCCTCCAAGCACTGGCAACAGTCCTTGCCGCACAAGAAACACGGACCGACTAATGATTAAAAATGCACCGCAAGCGCTCTATCAGCGCGCGAAGGATTTTGTGCAAGGCCAGCTTCGCGCGGGCGTTTGGAAACCGGGCGACCTGATCCCGTCAGAGAACCGTTTGGTGCAAGAACTGGGCATGTCGCGCATGACCGTCAACCGGGCATTGCGCGAGCTGACCGAAGAAGGACATTTGGTGCGGATTTCAGGTGTAGGCACCTTCGTCGCTGAAAGCAAACCGCAATCGAACCTGCTGAGAATCACCAACATCGCTGACGAAATCCTCGCCCGAGGTCACAGCTACACGTGCAAAGTCCTGCACCTGGGACGCGAAGCGGCCTCAATGCCGGTGGCCGCCGCCCTGGCGCTGACCACCGGCTCGTCGGTTTTTCATCTGGTCTGCGTGCATTGCGAAGAAGGCGTACCGGTGCAACTCGAGGATCGTTACGTCAATCCCGAGCTGGTGCCGGATTTTTTGCAGCAAGACTTTGGCGAGCACCTGCAACCGGCCAGATACCTGCTGCAGGTCATCAGGCCCGATGAAATGGAA
This genomic window contains:
- the hutC gene encoding histidine utilization repressor, coding for MIKNAPQALYQRAKDFVQGQLRAGVWKPGDLIPSENRLVQELGMSRMTVNRALRELTEEGHLVRISGVGTFVAESKPQSNLLRITNIADEILARGHSYTCKVLHLGREAASMPVAAALALTTGSSVFHLVCVHCEEGVPVQLEDRYVNPELVPDFLQQDFGEHLQPARYLLQVIRPDEMEHIVEASHPSSDESKHMQIDANEPCLVLMRRTWSQSKIVTYVRLIHPSSRYRLGSRLPVNGAHRDS